A single region of the Microtus ochrogaster isolate Prairie Vole_2 chromosome 2, MicOch1.0, whole genome shotgun sequence genome encodes:
- the LOC101991509 gene encoding keratin-associated protein 11-1, giving the protein MSFNCSTRNCSSRPVGGRYTVQASPVATTSTREADCLSGIYLPSSFQTGSWLLDHCQESCCEPAACQPTCYQRTSCISTPVQVTCNRQTTCVSNPCSTPCSRPLTFVSSGCQSLGGISSSCQPVGGISTTCQPVGGISTVCQPVGGISTICQPTCGVTRTYQQSCVSSCRRTC; this is encoded by the coding sequence ATGTCTTTCAACTGCTCCACAAGAAATTGCTCTTCCAGGCCAGTCGGAGGACGTTACACTGTCCAAGCAAGCCCAGTTGCCACAACTTCAACCCGTGAGGCAGACTGCCTGAGTGGCATCTACTTGCCCAGTTCCTTCCAAACTGGTTCCTGGCTCCTGGACCATTGTCAGGAGTCGTGCTgtgagcccgctgcctgccagcCAACATGCTACCAGAGAACTTCTTGTATCTCCACTCCTGTCCAGGTAACTTGCAATCGACAGACTACCTGTGTCTCCAATCCCTGCTCAACTCCCTGTAGCCGGCCACTTACCTTTGTGTCCAGTGGCTGTCAGTCCCTGGGAGGCATTTCCAGCTCTTGCCAACCGGTGGGAGGCATCTCAACCACCTGCCAACCAGTGGGAGGTATCTCTACTGTCTGCCAACCAGTGGGCGGCATCTCCACCATCTGCCAACCAACCTGTGGAGTCACCAGGACATACCAGCAGTCCTGTGTGTCCAGCTGCCGAAGAACTTGCTAA